A part of Myxococcus landrumus genomic DNA contains:
- a CDS encoding phytoene desaturase family protein codes for MSGRTQGRRVVVVGAGVGGLAAAARLAHQGFEVQVVEKTGAPGGRCGRLRVDGFTWDLGPTIVLMPEVFEETFRALGRRIEDYLTLLKCEPNYRLHFRDGSDVTFTSELCAMGRELERVEPGSYARYLAFLAQGRVQYRTSLDHLVGRNYAGITDYLSPRVLARIFQVRAHRRMYSDVSRYFRDDRLRAAMTFQTMYLGVSPFESPAVYGLLPFTELGVGIWFPKGGLYAIPQALERLALEEGVRIHYGTPVERILTEGGRTTGVRLQGGEVMEADAVLCNADLPYAYEKLLDPEATTLKRREKLRYTSSGYMLYLGLRRKYPELLHHNVVFGRDYRGSFDDIFERFRVPEDPSFYVNAPTRTDASMAPAGKDSLYVLVPVPHQHPSLDWKVEGPKVRAKVFARLAELGFPKLESDIEVERVFTPDDWAGTFNLARGSAFGLAQNFFQIGPFRPANQDAKVKNLFFVGASTQPGTGLPTVLISARLVTERLTDWARAQGVQLVSRERASTSRTKKEAA; via the coding sequence ATGAGCGGACGCACGCAAGGCAGACGGGTGGTGGTGGTGGGCGCGGGCGTGGGCGGACTGGCCGCCGCGGCGCGGCTGGCGCACCAGGGCTTCGAGGTGCAGGTCGTCGAGAAGACAGGGGCGCCGGGTGGGCGCTGCGGCCGGCTGCGAGTGGACGGATTCACCTGGGACCTCGGTCCCACCATCGTGCTGATGCCGGAGGTGTTCGAGGAGACCTTCCGCGCGCTGGGCCGCCGAATCGAGGACTACCTGACGTTGCTCAAGTGCGAGCCGAACTACCGGCTGCACTTCCGGGATGGCTCGGACGTCACCTTCACCTCCGAGCTGTGCGCCATGGGACGCGAGCTGGAGCGGGTGGAGCCAGGCAGCTACGCGCGCTACCTCGCCTTCCTCGCGCAGGGGCGTGTCCAGTACCGCACCAGCCTGGACCACCTGGTGGGCCGCAACTACGCGGGCATCACCGACTACCTCTCGCCGCGAGTGCTGGCCCGCATCTTCCAGGTGCGCGCGCACCGCCGCATGTACTCGGACGTCAGCCGCTACTTCCGCGATGACCGGCTGCGCGCGGCGATGACGTTCCAGACGATGTACCTGGGCGTGTCTCCCTTCGAGTCGCCCGCGGTGTATGGCCTGCTGCCCTTCACCGAGCTGGGCGTGGGCATCTGGTTTCCGAAGGGCGGGCTGTATGCCATTCCCCAGGCGCTGGAGCGGCTGGCGCTGGAGGAGGGGGTGCGCATCCACTACGGGACGCCGGTGGAGCGCATCCTCACGGAGGGCGGGCGCACCACGGGTGTCCGGTTGCAGGGCGGCGAGGTGATGGAGGCGGATGCCGTGTTGTGCAACGCGGACCTGCCCTACGCGTACGAGAAGCTGCTGGACCCGGAGGCCACCACGCTCAAGCGGCGCGAGAAGCTCCGCTACACGTCCAGCGGGTACATGCTCTACCTGGGGCTGCGCCGGAAGTACCCGGAGCTCTTGCACCACAACGTGGTGTTCGGCCGCGACTACCGGGGCTCGTTCGACGACATCTTCGAGCGCTTCCGCGTGCCGGAGGACCCGAGCTTCTACGTCAACGCGCCCACGCGCACGGATGCGTCGATGGCGCCCGCGGGCAAGGACTCGCTCTACGTGCTGGTGCCCGTGCCACACCAGCACCCGTCACTGGACTGGAAGGTGGAGGGGCCCAAGGTTCGCGCCAAGGTCTTCGCGCGGCTCGCGGAGCTGGGCTTCCCGAAGCTGGAGTCGGACATCGAGGTGGAGCGCGTCTTCACGCCCGACGACTGGGCGGGGACGTTCAACCTGGCGCGTGGCAGTGCGTTCGGGTTGGCGCAGAACTTCTTCCAGATTGGTCCCTTCCGTCCCGCGAACCAGGACGCGAAGGTGAAGAACCTCTTCTTCGTCGGGGCCTCCACCCAGCCCGGCACGGGGCTGCCCACGGTGCTCATCTCCGCGCGGCTGGTGACGGAGCGGCTGACGGACTGGGCGCGGGCGCAGGGCGTGCAACTGGTGTCTCGCGAGCGCGCGTCGACCTCCCGGACGAAGAAGGAGGCGGCATGA
- a CDS encoding polyprenyl synthetase family protein translates to MALPRPAVLPSPGEVPLERAWLSLIHAQVEASLGELFELPDEAGIDARWTRAMEEAKAFALRPAKRVRPVLVMAGHCLARGTPVVPSELWRFAAGMELLHTFLLIHDDIADRAALRRGGVALHHVLAPGRMGEDLAVVVGDHLFARSLEAMLESGLPGVAKVVRHYLAVCRHTAAGQYLDLVLGHAPLSEVSLFQVLRVAYLKTARYGFCAPLVCGGMLGGASAELLDGLERVGRHVGLAYQLQDDVMGLFGDSRVAGKASDGDFMQGKRTFPVLAALARATPSGRAELEALWTLPESRKDAEALMRARGLVEQFGGRAACERMVERSTRAARRALQSLPNSNGVRDLLDALIVHLSRRVS, encoded by the coding sequence GTGGCCCTTCCGCGTCCCGCGGTGTTGCCGTCCCCGGGAGAGGTCCCCTTGGAGCGGGCGTGGCTGTCGCTCATCCACGCGCAGGTGGAGGCGTCGTTGGGGGAGCTCTTCGAGCTGCCAGATGAGGCGGGCATCGACGCGCGCTGGACGCGGGCGATGGAGGAGGCGAAGGCCTTCGCGTTGCGTCCCGCGAAGCGGGTGAGGCCCGTGCTGGTGATGGCGGGGCACTGCCTGGCGCGAGGCACGCCGGTGGTCCCTTCCGAGCTGTGGCGCTTCGCCGCGGGGATGGAGCTGCTTCACACCTTCCTGCTCATCCACGATGACATCGCGGACCGCGCGGCGCTGAGGCGCGGGGGCGTGGCGCTGCACCACGTGCTGGCCCCGGGGCGCATGGGCGAGGACCTGGCGGTGGTGGTGGGGGACCACCTCTTCGCGCGCTCCCTGGAGGCGATGCTGGAGTCGGGGCTGCCGGGCGTGGCGAAGGTGGTGCGCCATTACCTGGCGGTGTGCCGGCACACGGCGGCGGGCCAGTACCTGGACCTGGTGTTGGGGCACGCGCCGCTGTCGGAGGTGTCGCTCTTCCAGGTGCTGCGCGTGGCCTATCTCAAGACGGCGCGCTACGGCTTCTGCGCGCCCCTGGTGTGCGGCGGAATGTTGGGAGGCGCGAGCGCGGAGCTGCTCGACGGCCTGGAGCGCGTGGGCCGCCACGTGGGGCTCGCGTATCAACTCCAGGACGACGTGATGGGACTCTTCGGAGACTCGCGCGTCGCGGGCAAGGCGTCTGACGGCGACTTCATGCAGGGCAAGCGCACCTTCCCGGTGCTCGCGGCCCTGGCCCGGGCCACGCCGAGCGGACGCGCGGAGCTGGAGGCGCTGTGGACGCTGCCGGAGTCGCGCAAGGACGCGGAGGCGCTCATGCGGGCGCGAGGATTGGTGGAGCAGTTCGGCGGGCGTGCGGCATGTGAGCGGATGGTGGAGCGGAGCACTCGCGCCGCCCGGCGTGCGCTCCAGTCGTTGCCCAACTCCAACGGCGTGAGGGACTTGCTGGATGCCCTCATCGTCCACCTCTCCCGGCGCGTGTCTTGA
- a CDS encoding peroxiredoxin family protein, whose translation MTGTLAVVLLTQAALASNSPDVPPDAALRTSSGDPVQLSKWRGKPVILFYEDRDSTSLNAGLKEDLFARGRERNLLSSAWVVAVANLKAFDFFPARQIALSYVRDEEKKVGVPILVDLDGAMGASPWSLPMKTSNVLLLDARGAVVYRHSGRMKPEEQVAFFSALSQLVGVDLTTPAAPGASP comes from the coding sequence ATGACAGGCACGCTGGCAGTGGTCCTGCTCACGCAGGCCGCTCTCGCATCCAATTCACCGGACGTCCCACCCGATGCCGCGTTACGAACTTCCAGCGGAGACCCCGTCCAGCTGTCCAAGTGGCGGGGCAAACCGGTCATCTTGTTCTACGAGGACCGGGACTCCACCTCGCTCAACGCGGGACTGAAAGAGGACCTCTTCGCGCGGGGGCGTGAGCGAAACCTGCTGAGCTCCGCCTGGGTGGTGGCGGTGGCCAACCTGAAGGCGTTCGACTTCTTCCCCGCACGACAGATTGCCCTCTCCTATGTGAGGGATGAAGAAAAGAAGGTGGGGGTGCCCATCCTCGTCGATCTAGACGGGGCGATGGGGGCATCCCCATGGTCCCTGCCCATGAAGACGTCGAATGTCCTGTTGCTCGATGCACGAGGCGCGGTGGTCTACCGGCACTCGGGGAGGATGAAGCCCGAGGAGCAGGTCGCGTTCTTCTCCGCGCTCAGCCAGTTGGTGGGCGTGGACCTGACGACGCCCGCGGCTCCGGGAGCTTCGCCATGA
- a CDS encoding TIGR01777 family oxidoreductase, whose amino-acid sequence MKVAVTGATGFLGVGVVQGLLSQGHHVHVLARDVPKALERLPPGVTGAAYDTGKAISPEALAGAEAVLHLAGEPVAQRWNAEAKRRIHDSRVQGTRLLVEAAKAAGTVKRFVSASAIGYYGGTREAEPLTEESSPGDDFLARVCMEWEAEASRARAANIATAVVRMGVVLHPEGGALHKMLPPFRIGAGGPVGSGRQYVSWIHREDAQALLCFVLGNTQEQGPFNATAPQPVTNAAFAHALGHALGRPSVIHIPAFVVKAAMGEMAKVVIEGQRVLPSRAQKAGFTFRFPEVEGALRHLLA is encoded by the coding sequence ATGAAGGTGGCTGTCACGGGGGCCACGGGCTTCCTGGGTGTGGGAGTTGTCCAGGGTTTGTTGAGTCAGGGCCATCACGTCCATGTGCTGGCGCGGGACGTGCCCAAGGCCCTGGAGCGGCTCCCTCCGGGGGTGACGGGGGCCGCGTACGACACGGGGAAGGCGATATCTCCGGAGGCCCTGGCTGGCGCGGAGGCAGTGCTTCATCTCGCGGGTGAGCCCGTCGCGCAGCGGTGGAACGCCGAGGCGAAGCGGCGCATCCACGACAGCCGGGTGCAGGGCACTCGGTTGTTGGTGGAGGCGGCGAAGGCGGCGGGCACCGTGAAGCGCTTCGTGTCCGCGTCCGCCATCGGCTACTACGGGGGCACGCGCGAGGCGGAGCCGCTGACGGAGGAGAGCTCGCCCGGAGACGACTTCCTCGCGCGGGTGTGCATGGAGTGGGAGGCGGAGGCGTCGCGGGCGAGGGCGGCGAACATCGCCACGGCGGTGGTGCGCATGGGCGTGGTGCTGCACCCCGAGGGCGGCGCGCTGCACAAGATGTTGCCGCCCTTCCGCATCGGCGCGGGAGGGCCCGTGGGCAGCGGCCGGCAGTACGTGAGCTGGATTCATCGCGAGGACGCGCAGGCGCTCTTGTGCTTCGTGCTGGGGAACACCCAGGAGCAAGGCCCCTTCAACGCCACGGCGCCCCAGCCCGTCACCAACGCGGCCTTCGCGCACGCGCTGGGCCACGCGCTGGGACGGCCGTCGGTGATTCACATCCCCGCGTTCGTGGTGAAGGCGGCCATGGGGGAGATGGCGAAGGTCGTCATCGAAGGGCAGCGCGTGTTGCCTTCCCGTGCCCAGAAGGCGGGCTTCACCTTCCGCTTCCCCGAGGTGGAGGGAGCACTGCGGCACCTGCTGGCATAG
- a CDS encoding alpha/beta hydrolase-fold protein: protein MDARELEVRARAEGTPVITGDTATFVWRGRGPVFLQGDFQDWRGEPLPLERVAPGLWVRSLALPRDAYVEYALFDARGQRLRDDFNPRVSDNGFGDVNHTFYMPEGGPALPSRRPRGAPRGRVTQHRVDMSDVGLDGQRTVYLYAPPTREPVPLLVVFDGEDYLRRVRLPELVDTLVADERIRPVALALVAHGGMTRGVEYACSEYTVALLLWKVLPLARANLPLLDERHHPGVHAVLGASLGGLMALFTGLRAPEVFGRVLAQSGAFVVENHEFVVFDLARHVPRRPLTVWMSCGRFEVLLEGNQRLAPLLTASGHRVEYREFSGGHNYPAWRDDVVRGLECLFPPPPSPRRR from the coding sequence ATGGACGCCAGGGAGCTGGAAGTACGCGCACGCGCCGAGGGGACGCCCGTCATCACGGGAGACACGGCCACCTTCGTCTGGCGCGGCCGAGGGCCCGTGTTCCTCCAGGGAGACTTCCAGGACTGGAGGGGGGAGCCCCTCCCCCTGGAGCGCGTGGCCCCGGGGCTGTGGGTCCGCTCGCTGGCGCTGCCTCGCGACGCCTATGTCGAGTACGCGCTGTTCGACGCGCGAGGCCAGCGGCTGCGCGACGACTTCAATCCCCGCGTCTCCGACAACGGCTTCGGCGACGTGAACCACACGTTCTACATGCCGGAGGGCGGGCCCGCGCTGCCGTCGCGCAGGCCGAGGGGCGCACCTCGAGGTCGCGTCACCCAGCACCGCGTGGACATGTCCGACGTGGGCCTGGATGGCCAGCGCACGGTGTACCTGTACGCCCCGCCCACGCGCGAGCCCGTGCCGCTGCTGGTGGTGTTCGACGGCGAGGACTACCTGCGCCGCGTGCGCCTGCCGGAGCTGGTGGACACGCTCGTCGCCGATGAGCGCATCCGCCCGGTGGCCCTGGCGCTCGTCGCCCATGGCGGCATGACGCGCGGCGTGGAGTACGCGTGCAGCGAGTACACCGTGGCCCTGCTGCTGTGGAAGGTGCTGCCCCTGGCCCGGGCCAACCTGCCCCTCCTGGACGAGCGGCATCACCCCGGCGTGCACGCGGTGCTGGGCGCCTCCCTGGGGGGGCTGATGGCCCTCTTCACCGGGCTGCGCGCGCCAGAGGTGTTCGGGCGGGTGCTGGCTCAGTCGGGCGCCTTCGTCGTGGAGAACCACGAGTTCGTCGTCTTCGACCTGGCCCGGCACGTGCCCCGCCGCCCGCTGACGGTGTGGATGAGCTGCGGACGCTTCGAGGTTCTTTTGGAGGGCAACCAACGGCTCGCCCCCCTGCTGACAGCCTCGGGGCACCGCGTCGAGTACCGGGAATTCAGTGGGGGACACAACTATCCAGCCTGGAGGGATGACGTGGTGCGCGGGCTGGAGTGCCTCTTCCCCCCTCCCCCCTCGCCCAGGCGCCGCTAG